One Lycium barbarum isolate Lr01 chromosome 5, ASM1917538v2, whole genome shotgun sequence genomic window carries:
- the LOC132641631 gene encoding G-type lectin S-receptor-like serine/threonine-protein kinase At4g27290 isoform X1, giving the protein MSSLSVFLFLLFCSSNKSLGAATTLTSQNNSVIGYTIDANKWITIASTVVSSGGNFEMGFFAPGNSSNYYIGIWYKKVSVQTVIWVANRETPVSIYEMNFAQFKIVDGNLELLNGTRHTIWSTNINYSTNSNNSQVVATLFDDGNLILSNGDSKNSTNFLWTSFDHPSHTVMPGSKFGYNKHTRLKQILTSWKNENDPSPGPFSHEIDIDKYSGQGVIMWNHSVIYWNSGPWTGNNFTGVPYQQNPMFNYTYVNNDDEVYYMFKFFNPALISRFIMDVNGQTKQLLWMHSINDWKVFYYDPKQVCDVFAYCGAFGICNELNNSASTCDCLPGFKPKFEKDWGLNSFSSGCMRKTSLNCGKFSEKDGFWVHKNMRLPANNQTLRVQNEVECESACLENCDCVGYSYNSANIGCLIWSGELLNLQQLSKDNANGSTIYVRLGASEFSSNKDEHQKQTSKKLKVAISIGVIAALLFVSCFLYLYYRKRRSSKVKESSAKSLMQNTEGEGKELINIQDEDKGNIDVPFFSLESILVATDDFSEQNKLGQGGFGPVYKGIFSGGREIAVKRLSSHSGQGINEFKNEVILIARLQHRNLVRILGYCFQSSEKILLYEYMANKSLDTFIFDRRRCMILNWSKRFEIIEGIARGLLYLHHDSRLRIIHRDLKTSNVLLDEELNPKISDFGLARVVEGKITQANTNKVVGTYGYMAPEYAIDGLFSTKSDVFSFGIVILEIISGRRNTGFFREEEASNLLGHAWRLWKEDKAMDFVDIALHESLNKEEAIKCLNIGLLCVQEDPKDRPNTSNIVMMLGSENIVSLPSPNQPSFMTRKYANNNPSSSSAAKSDIVSNNELTVTIEIGR; this is encoded by the exons ATGTCTTCTCTCTCTGTCTTTCTCTTTCTACTATTTTGCTCCTCTAACAAAAGCCTAGGAGCTGCAACAACCTTAACAAGCCAGAATAATTCAGTTATTGGTTACACAATTGATGCAAACAAATGGATTACAATTGCCTCAACAGTAGTTTCATCAGGTGGGAATTTTGAAATGGGGTTCTTCGCACCAGGTAACAGTTCTAATTATTACATAGGCATATGGTACAAAAAAGTAAGTGTACAAACTGTTATTTGGGTTGCAAATAGAGAGACACCAGTTTCCATATATGAAATGAATTTTGCTCAATTCAAGATTGTAGATGGAAATTTGGAACTCCTTAATGGTACTAGACATACAATTtggtccacaaatatcaattATTCCACAAATTCTAACAATTCCCAAGTTGTAGCAACTCTATTTGATGATGGGAATTTGATATTGAGTAATGGAGATAGTAAAAATTCGACAAATTTTCTATGGACAAGTTTTGATCATCCATCTCACACGGTCATGCCTGGTTCAAAATTCGGGTACAACAAACATACGAGGCTGAAGCAGATCCTTACTTCATGGAAAAACGAGAACGATCCTTCACCGGGACCTTTTAGTCATGAAATCGACATCGATAAGTATAGTGGCCAAGGTGTTATTATGTGGAACCATAGTGTGATTTATTGGAATAGTGGACCTTGGACAGGCAACAATTTTACTGGTGTACCATATCAACAAAATCCTATGTTTAATTACACATATGTTAACAATGATGATGAGGTTTATTACATGTTCAAATTCTTTAACCCTGCACTTATTTCAAGATTCATTATGGATGTCAATGGACAAACAAAACAACTTTTGTGGATGCATAGTATAAATGACTGGAAAGTTTTCTACTATGATCCAAAACAAGTTTGTGATGTTTTTGCTTATTGTGGGGCTTTTGGTATTTGTAATGAACTAAACAACTCTGCTTCAACATGTGATTGTTTGCCTGGTTTTAAGCCTAAGTTCGAAAAAGATTGGGGATTGAATAGTTTTTCAAGTGGATGTATGAGGAAAACAAGTTTGAATTGTGGTAAGTTTAGTGAAAAGGACGGGTTTTGGGTGCACAAGAATATGAGATTACCTGCAAATAATCAAACTTTGAGAGTTCAGAATGAAGTAGAATGTGAAAGTGCATGTTTGGAGAATTGTGATTGTGTTGGTTATTCTTATAATAGTGCAAATATTGGGTGTTTGATTTGGAGCGGAGAGCTGTTGAATTTGCAACAACTCTCTAAAGATAATGCTAATGGAAGCACCATTTATGTCAGGCTTGGAGCTTCTGAATTTTCAAGTAACAAAG ATGAACATCAAAAGCAAACTTCAAAAAAGCTGAAAGTTGCCATATCTATTGGTGTAATTGCTGCACTTCTCTTTGTTTCATGCTTTTTATACCTATATTATAGAAAAAGAAGAAGTTCAAAAGTCAAAG AGAGTAGTGCAAAATCTCTCATGCAGAATACTGAAGGAGAAGGAAAAGAATTGATAAATATTCAGGATGAAGATAAAGGCAATATTGATGTTCCATTCTTTAGTTTGGAAAGCATATTAGTGGCAACAGATGACTTCTCCGAGCAAAATAAGCTTGGACAAGGGGGTTTTGGTCCTGTTTACAAG GGCATATTTTCAGGAGGAAGAGAAATTGCAGTGAAGAGGCTCTCAAGTCATTCTGGACAAGGCATAAATGAATTCAAGAACGAAGTAATACTGATTGCAAGGCTTCAACATAGAAATCTTGTTAGAATTTTGGGTTATTGTTTCCAATCAAGTGAAAAGATTTTACTCTATGAGTATATGGCAAACAAAAGTCTTGACACCTTCATATTTG ATCGAAGACGATGCATGATATTGAATTGGAGTAAGAGATTTGAAATTATAGAGGGAATTGCTAGAGGACTTCTATACCTACACCATGATTCAAGATTAAGGATCATTCATAGAGATCTCAAAACAAGTAATGTATTATTAGATGAAGAGTTAAATCCAAAAATATCAGATTTTGGCTTAGCAAGGGTTGTTGAAGGGAAAATCACACAAGCAAATACAAATAAAGTGGTTGGAACCTA TGGTTATATGGCTCCGGAATATGCAATAGATGGATTATTCTCAACTAAATCGGATGTATTTAGTTTTGGAATAGTTATACTCGAGATCATCAGTGGAAGGAGGAATACCGGATTTTTTCGCGAAGAAGAAGCGTCGAACCTCTTAGGCCAT GCATGGAGATTATGGAAAGAAGATAAGGCCATGGACTTCGTGGATATTGCACTGCATGAATCATTAAACAAAGAAGAAGCAATCAAATGCCTTAATATTGGGCTTTTGTGTGTACAAGAAGATCCAAAAGATAGACCCAACACATCAAATATAGTTATGATGCTTGGTAGCGAAAATATTGTTTCTCTTCCAAGCCCAAATCAACCATCTTTCATGACTAGAAAATATGCCAATAATAACCCATCTTCTTCTTCTGCTGCTAAATCTGATATTGTCTCTAACAATGAGCTCACTGTGACCATTGAAATTGGTCGATAA
- the LOC132641631 gene encoding G-type lectin S-receptor-like serine/threonine-protein kinase At4g27290 isoform X2, translating into MSSLSVFLFLLFCSSNKSLGAATTLTSQNNSVIGYTIDANKWITIASTVVSSGGNFEMGFFAPGNSSNYYIGIWYKKVSVQTVIWVANRETPVSIYEMNFAQFKIVDGNLELLNGTRHTIWSTNINYSTNSNNSQVVATLFDDGNLILSNGDSKNSTNFLWTSFDHPSHTVMPGSKFGYNKHTRLKQILTSWKNENDPSPGPFSHEIDIDKYSGQGVIMWNHSVIYWNSGPWTGNNFTGVPYQQNPMFNYTYVNNDDEVYYMFKFFNPALISRFIMDVNGQTKQLLWMHSINDWKVFYYDPKQVCDVFAYCGAFGICNELNNSASTCDCLPGFKPKFEKDWGLNSFSSGCMRKTSLNCGKFSEKDGFWVHKNMRLPANNQTLRVQNEVECESACLENCDCVGYSYNSANIGCLIWSGELLNLQQLSKDNANGSTIYVRLGASEFSSNKESSAKSLMQNTEGEGKELINIQDEDKGNIDVPFFSLESILVATDDFSEQNKLGQGGFGPVYKGIFSGGREIAVKRLSSHSGQGINEFKNEVILIARLQHRNLVRILGYCFQSSEKILLYEYMANKSLDTFIFDRRRCMILNWSKRFEIIEGIARGLLYLHHDSRLRIIHRDLKTSNVLLDEELNPKISDFGLARVVEGKITQANTNKVVGTYGYMAPEYAIDGLFSTKSDVFSFGIVILEIISGRRNTGFFREEEASNLLGHAWRLWKEDKAMDFVDIALHESLNKEEAIKCLNIGLLCVQEDPKDRPNTSNIVMMLGSENIVSLPSPNQPSFMTRKYANNNPSSSSAAKSDIVSNNELTVTIEIGR; encoded by the exons ATGTCTTCTCTCTCTGTCTTTCTCTTTCTACTATTTTGCTCCTCTAACAAAAGCCTAGGAGCTGCAACAACCTTAACAAGCCAGAATAATTCAGTTATTGGTTACACAATTGATGCAAACAAATGGATTACAATTGCCTCAACAGTAGTTTCATCAGGTGGGAATTTTGAAATGGGGTTCTTCGCACCAGGTAACAGTTCTAATTATTACATAGGCATATGGTACAAAAAAGTAAGTGTACAAACTGTTATTTGGGTTGCAAATAGAGAGACACCAGTTTCCATATATGAAATGAATTTTGCTCAATTCAAGATTGTAGATGGAAATTTGGAACTCCTTAATGGTACTAGACATACAATTtggtccacaaatatcaattATTCCACAAATTCTAACAATTCCCAAGTTGTAGCAACTCTATTTGATGATGGGAATTTGATATTGAGTAATGGAGATAGTAAAAATTCGACAAATTTTCTATGGACAAGTTTTGATCATCCATCTCACACGGTCATGCCTGGTTCAAAATTCGGGTACAACAAACATACGAGGCTGAAGCAGATCCTTACTTCATGGAAAAACGAGAACGATCCTTCACCGGGACCTTTTAGTCATGAAATCGACATCGATAAGTATAGTGGCCAAGGTGTTATTATGTGGAACCATAGTGTGATTTATTGGAATAGTGGACCTTGGACAGGCAACAATTTTACTGGTGTACCATATCAACAAAATCCTATGTTTAATTACACATATGTTAACAATGATGATGAGGTTTATTACATGTTCAAATTCTTTAACCCTGCACTTATTTCAAGATTCATTATGGATGTCAATGGACAAACAAAACAACTTTTGTGGATGCATAGTATAAATGACTGGAAAGTTTTCTACTATGATCCAAAACAAGTTTGTGATGTTTTTGCTTATTGTGGGGCTTTTGGTATTTGTAATGAACTAAACAACTCTGCTTCAACATGTGATTGTTTGCCTGGTTTTAAGCCTAAGTTCGAAAAAGATTGGGGATTGAATAGTTTTTCAAGTGGATGTATGAGGAAAACAAGTTTGAATTGTGGTAAGTTTAGTGAAAAGGACGGGTTTTGGGTGCACAAGAATATGAGATTACCTGCAAATAATCAAACTTTGAGAGTTCAGAATGAAGTAGAATGTGAAAGTGCATGTTTGGAGAATTGTGATTGTGTTGGTTATTCTTATAATAGTGCAAATATTGGGTGTTTGATTTGGAGCGGAGAGCTGTTGAATTTGCAACAACTCTCTAAAGATAATGCTAATGGAAGCACCATTTATGTCAGGCTTGGAGCTTCTGAATTTTCAAGTAACAAAG AGAGTAGTGCAAAATCTCTCATGCAGAATACTGAAGGAGAAGGAAAAGAATTGATAAATATTCAGGATGAAGATAAAGGCAATATTGATGTTCCATTCTTTAGTTTGGAAAGCATATTAGTGGCAACAGATGACTTCTCCGAGCAAAATAAGCTTGGACAAGGGGGTTTTGGTCCTGTTTACAAG GGCATATTTTCAGGAGGAAGAGAAATTGCAGTGAAGAGGCTCTCAAGTCATTCTGGACAAGGCATAAATGAATTCAAGAACGAAGTAATACTGATTGCAAGGCTTCAACATAGAAATCTTGTTAGAATTTTGGGTTATTGTTTCCAATCAAGTGAAAAGATTTTACTCTATGAGTATATGGCAAACAAAAGTCTTGACACCTTCATATTTG ATCGAAGACGATGCATGATATTGAATTGGAGTAAGAGATTTGAAATTATAGAGGGAATTGCTAGAGGACTTCTATACCTACACCATGATTCAAGATTAAGGATCATTCATAGAGATCTCAAAACAAGTAATGTATTATTAGATGAAGAGTTAAATCCAAAAATATCAGATTTTGGCTTAGCAAGGGTTGTTGAAGGGAAAATCACACAAGCAAATACAAATAAAGTGGTTGGAACCTA TGGTTATATGGCTCCGGAATATGCAATAGATGGATTATTCTCAACTAAATCGGATGTATTTAGTTTTGGAATAGTTATACTCGAGATCATCAGTGGAAGGAGGAATACCGGATTTTTTCGCGAAGAAGAAGCGTCGAACCTCTTAGGCCAT GCATGGAGATTATGGAAAGAAGATAAGGCCATGGACTTCGTGGATATTGCACTGCATGAATCATTAAACAAAGAAGAAGCAATCAAATGCCTTAATATTGGGCTTTTGTGTGTACAAGAAGATCCAAAAGATAGACCCAACACATCAAATATAGTTATGATGCTTGGTAGCGAAAATATTGTTTCTCTTCCAAGCCCAAATCAACCATCTTTCATGACTAGAAAATATGCCAATAATAACCCATCTTCTTCTTCTGCTGCTAAATCTGATATTGTCTCTAACAATGAGCTCACTGTGACCATTGAAATTGGTCGATAA